The Bacteroidota bacterium DNA segment AGCGTGGAGGTATTGAGCTGGAAGCTCTTTGCCTGACCGACATTCCGTTCAAGCACCACCTGTCCTACATAGTTGATAACCCTGAGTTCGCGGACATTGTCGCTCACTTCAACGTTGACATAATCCGTAGCAGGAACAGGGTAGACATTTATCTTGCCATTGGCAAGTTCATCTATACCTGTTGTGACTCCCACCTCATTGGAATGTCCTGATTCGCACAAGGTGTACTGAGCAGTTACATAATAGGTATATATGCCGATTGCAAGATCCATATCAGTATATTGTGTTTCCATAACCAGGCTGGTATTGATCTTAACCCCATCGCGGTAGACGTTGTAGCCAAGCAATGACATGCGATTAGTGCTCCGATCAACTGCAGTGGGTGACTGCCATGTAAGGTATACGTCAACCTCATTGAGGACTATGCCTTCCAGATTAAGTG contains these protein-coding regions:
- a CDS encoding T9SS type A sorting domain-containing protein, which translates into the protein IQGTYTVAASAAGYLEQVAEDVMVEGITTQDFALEPEPCLPPLNLEGIVLNEVDVYLTWQSPTAVDRSTNRMSLLGYNVYRDGVKINTSLVMETQYTDMDLAIGIYTYYVTAQYTLCESGHSNEVGVTTGIDELANGKINVYPVPATDYVNVEVSDNVRELRVINYVGQVVLERNVGQAKSFQLNTSTLSSGSYMIEFTSEDGNIITKRLVIAR